Proteins from one Desulforhopalus sp. genomic window:
- the feoB gene encoding ferrous iron transport protein B has translation MKKVGSCGCHGDQSCAENNLKRLVMVGNPNVGKSALFNRLTGSYVVVSNYPGTTVEVARGKCRIDTEEFAVEDTPGMYSLLPITEEERVSRDILHAGGTAVVLHVIDAKNLTRMASLTLQLIEAQLPVVLVLNMIDEAERLGIQIDTDLLEKEFGVPVAAISALSGKGIGVLKEKIASYKASVAKPQISYGDPIEKAINTLVVNMPESHGLSQRALALLLIQGDSAIAQEQQKLQENSIDFIRTTLTELEAKLENPANYLVSMKLHESAVGICEKAFLAPAKRGNTIANLLGKWTMNPLTGVPILLLVLYFGLYKFVGEFGAGTIVGFLEENVFAGYINPWLNELLTTYVPWAPLRELIGMDYGIVTLGFRYAIAIILPIVGTFFIAFSIIEDTGYLPRLALLVDRVFKKIGLNGRAVIPMTLGFGCDTMATMVTRTLETNRERVIATLLLALAIPCSAQLGVVMGLVAEKPAAMAVWAGFMLFIFLFIGFLTARLMPGARPNFYMEIPPMRLPRPGAVFMKTYTRMQWYFMEILPLFIVASVLIWLGNITRTFDIVVSWLSYVMGWIGLPKEAAMAFLFGFFRRDYGAAGLYDLQQAGALTGNQLAVAVITLTLFVPCVAQFLMMKKERGLKMACAMGLFIFPFAFLTGGLVNGLLNLLGVQL, from the coding sequence ATGAAAAAAGTAGGGAGTTGCGGTTGCCATGGCGACCAATCTTGTGCAGAAAACAACCTCAAAAGGCTTGTCATGGTTGGGAATCCAAATGTGGGCAAAAGCGCCCTCTTCAACCGGCTGACCGGCTCCTACGTCGTCGTTTCCAATTATCCTGGGACAACGGTAGAGGTTGCCCGAGGGAAATGCCGAATAGATACAGAAGAATTCGCTGTCGAAGACACACCGGGGATGTATTCCCTACTGCCAATCACCGAAGAAGAAAGGGTAAGCCGTGACATTCTTCATGCAGGAGGGACGGCTGTGGTGCTGCATGTGATCGATGCCAAAAACCTTACACGGATGGCATCCCTTACCCTGCAATTAATTGAAGCACAGTTGCCCGTGGTGCTGGTCCTCAATATGATCGATGAAGCTGAACGTCTTGGCATACAGATCGACACCGACCTGCTTGAGAAAGAATTTGGTGTACCGGTCGCGGCTATTTCCGCACTGTCCGGGAAGGGGATCGGTGTTCTGAAAGAAAAAATTGCCTCCTACAAGGCTTCAGTGGCCAAACCACAGATTTCTTACGGCGACCCAATCGAGAAAGCCATTAATACCCTGGTGGTGAATATGCCAGAATCCCACGGCTTGTCGCAAAGAGCTTTAGCGCTGCTGCTGATCCAGGGTGATTCCGCCATTGCCCAAGAACAGCAAAAACTGCAAGAAAACTCGATCGATTTTATCCGTACAACCCTTACGGAGTTGGAGGCAAAACTCGAAAATCCAGCCAATTACCTGGTATCGATGAAGCTCCATGAAAGTGCGGTCGGCATCTGTGAAAAAGCCTTCCTGGCCCCGGCCAAGCGGGGTAATACCATCGCCAACCTCCTGGGAAAATGGACCATGAATCCGTTGACCGGTGTGCCCATCCTGTTATTGGTTCTTTATTTCGGTTTATACAAGTTTGTCGGTGAATTCGGGGCGGGGACTATAGTCGGTTTCCTTGAGGAGAACGTTTTCGCAGGCTACATCAATCCCTGGCTCAACGAGCTGCTTACTACTTATGTCCCCTGGGCACCGCTACGCGAATTGATCGGTATGGACTACGGCATCGTCACCTTGGGCTTTCGTTATGCCATTGCAATCATTCTGCCAATCGTCGGTACCTTCTTTATTGCCTTTTCAATCATCGAGGACACCGGCTATCTGCCCCGCCTGGCACTGCTGGTTGACCGAGTGTTCAAAAAGATCGGTCTGAATGGCCGTGCCGTCATTCCCATGACCCTGGGCTTTGGTTGCGACACCATGGCGACCATGGTCACCCGGACCTTGGAGACGAACCGGGAACGGGTCATCGCCACTCTGCTTCTGGCTTTGGCTATTCCTTGCAGCGCTCAACTCGGTGTCGTCATGGGATTGGTCGCAGAAAAACCGGCAGCCATGGCGGTCTGGGCTGGTTTTATGCTGTTCATTTTTCTTTTCATCGGCTTTCTTACCGCCCGTTTGATGCCGGGTGCCCGTCCAAACTTCTACATGGAGATTCCACCGATGCGGTTGCCGCGTCCGGGGGCGGTCTTTATGAAGACCTACACCCGCATGCAGTGGTATTTCATGGAGATTCTGCCCCTCTTTATCGTTGCCAGTGTCCTCATTTGGCTCGGCAACATCACCCGCACCTTCGATATTGTCGTCTCCTGGCTCTCATATGTCATGGGCTGGATCGGCTTACCCAAAGAGGCAGCGATGGCCTTTTTATTCGGGTTTTTCCGCCGCGACTACGGTGCGGCCGGTTTGTACGACCTGCAACAGGCCGGAGCGCTGACTGGCAACCAACTGGCTGTAGCGGTCATTACCTTGACGCTGTTCGTCCCTTGCGTGGCTCAATTTCTGATGATGAAAAAAGAGCGCGGCCTCAAAATGGCTTGCGCCATGGGCTTGTTTATCTTTCCCTTTGCCTTTCTCACCGGGGGATTGGTGAACGGGTTACTCAATCTGCTCGGGGTACAGCTATGA
- a CDS encoding metalloregulator ArsR/SmtB family transcription factor: protein MQKDICQIDHVDQDRVARAQARMHDARTIAELAEIFKVLSEPTRVRILQALSTEELCVCDIAAVVETTTSAISHQLRILRTTRLVKSRKDGKMVYYSLDDDHVRNLFEEGIRHLKEG from the coding sequence ATGCAAAAAGATATCTGCCAAATCGACCATGTTGACCAAGACCGAGTTGCTCGTGCCCAGGCGCGAATGCATGATGCACGGACCATTGCCGAGTTGGCCGAGATTTTTAAAGTGTTGAGCGAACCGACCCGGGTTCGCATCCTGCAAGCCCTTTCGACAGAAGAGCTCTGTGTCTGCGATATTGCTGCCGTGGTCGAGACAACCACTTCCGCTATCTCCCATCAGCTGCGCATTCTACGAACCACCCGTTTGGTCAAGTCACGAAAGGATGGCAAAATGGTCTATTACTCTCTTGATGACGACCATGTCCGCAACCTCTTTGAGGAAGGCATCCGCCACCTGAAAGAAGGCTAA
- a CDS encoding tetratricopeptide repeat protein, translating to MKGWNNKFSLEDGIRRLPGKKPPADLRKRIMLALPEYKEPWFRRALRWIDTGPLFYRTAGAIVSLALTFYGGMQYDRFFPGNLTAVEESIAVKGNMNDEALFYLGRSLLAAGQSTEALDAFRKAEILSPDNAKYALWKGAAYQALGAVEEERQTYQQLVDKRPDLLPARLNLANNLLKDGQALQAQQLYEQILGSDPTERTALYNRAIALRLQGKKKEEADAWKSCLDYYRTGVSASRAMQHLHELGDYSYRNYQLGEKSVIINQDRLLDPQDQERTREIDYLARHLNNRSLEKLNIVVFVQDDVQQAKSIAHSLRSAIAGRAVGIEGNSVGVSWFDEAEPIETQEKGNINLSKGVLIFSAPKNKPNTEEKI from the coding sequence ATGAAGGGATGGAATAACAAATTCTCGCTTGAAGATGGAATTCGTAGATTGCCGGGCAAGAAACCACCAGCCGATTTACGAAAAAGAATAATGCTCGCTCTGCCGGAATACAAGGAACCGTGGTTCAGGCGGGCGCTGCGATGGATCGATACTGGTCCCCTTTTCTATCGTACGGCCGGCGCGATCGTAAGCCTTGCCCTGACGTTCTATGGCGGGATGCAGTATGACCGATTCTTTCCGGGAAATTTGACAGCAGTGGAAGAATCAATAGCCGTCAAGGGGAACATGAACGACGAGGCGTTATTCTATCTCGGTCGAAGTCTGCTCGCCGCAGGCCAGTCGACGGAAGCGTTGGACGCTTTCCGCAAAGCGGAGATATTGAGTCCGGATAATGCCAAATACGCTCTGTGGAAGGGTGCAGCCTACCAAGCTCTTGGGGCCGTTGAAGAAGAGCGTCAAACATACCAGCAACTCGTTGACAAAAGGCCCGATCTGCTGCCGGCCCGCTTAAACCTTGCCAACAACTTATTAAAGGATGGTCAGGCTTTGCAGGCTCAACAACTCTATGAACAGATTCTGGGGAGCGATCCAACGGAGAGGACAGCTCTCTACAACAGGGCAATCGCTTTACGCCTGCAGGGCAAAAAGAAGGAAGAGGCCGACGCCTGGAAAAGCTGTCTCGATTACTATCGGACCGGGGTCTCTGCCAGCCGGGCGATGCAGCATCTCCATGAACTGGGGGACTATAGCTATCGCAATTATCAGCTTGGCGAAAAGTCCGTCATTATCAACCAGGACCGCTTACTTGACCCGCAGGATCAAGAACGGACAAGAGAAATCGATTATCTTGCCCGTCATCTTAACAATCGGTCATTGGAAAAGCTGAATATTGTGGTGTTTGTTCAGGACGATGTCCAGCAGGCAAAATCAATCGCTCATTCTCTGCGCTCGGCGATCGCTGGGCGTGCAGTAGGAATAGAGGGCAACTCAGTCGGCGTCAGCTGGTTTGATGAGGCGGAGCCAATCGAAACCCAGGAGAAGGGCAATATCAATCTATCAAAAGGGGTGCTGATCTTCAGTGCTCCAAAAAACAAACCGAATACGGAGGAGAAAATATGA
- a CDS encoding RNA polymerase sigma factor, translating to MNNASDETLVQLVLKGETQLFAKIVERYEQPVYNLMYRYCRSEQEADDLTQDVFLRVYDRLASFNSNRRFFPWLYTLAVNRANDWHRSNAVKRAKLVELTWDIPETEASTDQEEKMLSQEEAGNLYKALDELPDITREMIMLRYQQELPVLEIADIFKASESAVKMRIARGLAKMKDFLGGGRYEGME from the coding sequence ATGAATAATGCTAGTGACGAAACCCTGGTGCAACTGGTTCTGAAAGGTGAAACTCAGCTCTTTGCCAAGATTGTCGAACGCTATGAACAACCTGTTTACAATCTGATGTACAGATACTGCCGTTCCGAACAGGAAGCCGACGATTTGACCCAGGACGTATTTCTGCGAGTCTATGACCGGCTCGCATCCTTCAACAGCAACAGGAGATTTTTCCCCTGGCTGTACACTCTGGCGGTCAACAGAGCCAACGACTGGCACAGAAGCAATGCAGTCAAGAGGGCAAAACTGGTTGAACTGACCTGGGATATTCCTGAAACCGAAGCCAGTACGGATCAGGAAGAAAAAATGCTGAGCCAGGAAGAGGCCGGCAACTTGTACAAAGCGCTCGATGAACTACCGGATATAACGCGGGAGATGATCATGTTGCGGTATCAGCAGGAGCTTCCTGTCTTGGAAATTGCCGATATTTTCAAGGCTTCCGAAAGTGCCGTGAAAATGAGGATAGCAAGGGGGCTGGCGAAGATGAAAGATTTTTTGGGAGGTGGCCGCTATGAAGGGATGGAATAA
- a CDS encoding tetratricopeptide repeat protein — MQNNYQGNRYLENQDYRQGELTFRETVTQNPNDPLANYYLGRFLLAQNKAQPALPYLKKAASLDRKNTDYLFWQGVAQGELGESKMERESYRKVLALNANHVQALTYLGHNQFKAKEYEAALITYNKVLGIWPNSPSALYNRALIARILKDTPEEKAGWLAYLNRYPAGDFAIKATGYLNRLGDFSYQNHDLGGRATTLTKIWFEPLTDKLAPISSRALNVVGATATNMKNGKLQVVVFQQNNKDLAKARAISIRQYLLGKFPGLTPERIGISWFDEPEEFEIQGKKIQNPDSVRFFFTDLDNGVQSTKKKTKKK, encoded by the coding sequence ATGCAAAACAACTATCAAGGAAACCGATACTTGGAGAATCAAGATTACCGGCAGGGCGAGTTGACCTTTCGCGAAACCGTCACACAAAACCCCAACGATCCCCTTGCCAACTATTATTTAGGCCGTTTTCTTCTTGCCCAAAACAAGGCGCAACCGGCCTTGCCGTACCTAAAAAAGGCTGCGTCGCTGGACCGGAAAAATACCGATTACCTCTTCTGGCAGGGGGTGGCTCAGGGAGAACTTGGCGAGAGCAAGATGGAGCGAGAAAGCTATCGGAAGGTCTTGGCGTTAAATGCAAACCACGTCCAAGCCCTGACCTATCTCGGCCACAATCAATTCAAGGCGAAAGAATATGAAGCCGCTCTTATTACCTACAATAAAGTACTTGGAATCTGGCCGAACAGTCCATCGGCTTTATACAACCGAGCCCTGATCGCCAGAATTCTCAAAGATACCCCCGAGGAGAAAGCCGGCTGGCTGGCCTATTTGAATAGGTACCCCGCCGGGGATTTTGCCATCAAGGCGACCGGCTATCTGAATCGACTGGGCGATTTTTCCTATCAAAATCATGATCTCGGAGGGCGCGCCACGACACTGACCAAAATCTGGTTCGAGCCTCTGACGGATAAACTCGCCCCGATCTCCTCACGGGCACTCAATGTCGTTGGTGCGACTGCAACGAACATGAAAAACGGCAAATTGCAGGTTGTGGTATTTCAGCAAAACAACAAGGACCTAGCCAAGGCTCGGGCAATCAGCATCAGGCAATACCTACTCGGCAAATTCCCTGGATTAACTCCGGAAAGAATCGGCATCAGTTGGTTCGATGAGCCGGAAGAATTTGAGATTCAAGGGAAAAAAATACAGAATCCGGATTCCGTTCGATTCTTTTTCACCGATCTTGACAATGGCGTTCAGTCAACAAAGAAGAAAACGAAGAAAAAGTAG
- a CDS encoding SHOCT domain-containing protein has translation MWGCDYLSFSGGWGSGIFPLLIWLLIIALAIYAAMWMFWTRTPNTDAWSQDRIDSMQILKARFANGEITQEEFAKMKHVLSQS, from the coding sequence ATGTGGGGTTGCGACTACTTGTCGTTCTCGGGCGGGTGGGGGAGCGGCATTTTCCCCCTGCTGATATGGCTCCTGATTATAGCGTTGGCGATCTATGCGGCGATGTGGATGTTCTGGACTCGAACACCCAATACAGATGCATGGTCCCAGGACCGCATCGATTCCATGCAAATTTTGAAAGCGAGATTTGCCAACGGAGAGATCACCCAGGAAGAATTCGCCAAAATGAAACACGTTCTTTCCCAGTCATAG
- a CDS encoding heavy metal translocating P-type ATPase yields MSTCGSKGCSCSALPIIQPTIPVQMTIESTAAVYRIENMDCPTEEALIRSKLAEIPGVIRLDFNLMQRTVAVHSTNSSLSLVEQALATIGMQAVRMDEASAGQTTKLSIAKMDCPTEEALIRNKLGTMAGISGLEFNLIQRTLSVRHAGCILPDVLVALETLGLEAQVLDTKGATPASVAPVISPTNWWPLGISLIAASAAEVVYWLHNGNHWSVVVLALAAVFTGGLSTYKKGWIALKNRNLNMNALMSIAVTGAMLIGHWPEAAMVMVLFALAEVIETKSLDHARNAIRGLLDLAPEKATVLKPNGLWHEVEAKQVAIGSRVRVKPGERVALDGEILEGHSTINQAPITGESLPVEKAPGDSVFAGTINESGSFEYRVTAVANNSTLARIIHAVEAAQGSRAPTQRFVDQFARWYTPTVFGAAIAVALLPPLFVGAAWLDWIYRALVLLVVACPCALVISTPVSIVSGLATAARHGILIKGGAYLETGRNLRWLALDKTGTITHGRPVQTDFVSWGKSPPTYTRSIAASLAALSDHPVSKAVAQAAHADGITLLDVAQFTALPGRGVRGQINCETYHIGNHRMIEESGHCTPELEQYIAKLETEGKSVVALVGASGVQALIAVADTIKDSSRNAIGELHALGINTMMLTGDNQHTAQAIATQAGIDCALGNLLPDDKLREVEKLALTGAVGMVGDGINDAPALARANIGFAMGAAGSDTAIETADVALMDDDLRKIPMFVRLSRATAQVLTQNIVLALGIKMVFLVLTFTGYATMWMAVFADMGASLLVVGNGLRLLRR; encoded by the coding sequence ATGAGCACATGCGGTTCAAAAGGGTGTAGTTGTTCGGCCCTGCCGATAATCCAACCCACGATACCAGTCCAAATGACGATCGAATCGACAGCAGCGGTCTACCGCATCGAGAACATGGATTGCCCGACGGAAGAGGCGTTGATCCGGAGCAAACTGGCCGAAATACCAGGGGTGATCCGGCTCGATTTCAACTTGATGCAACGCACTGTAGCCGTGCACAGTACGAACTCATCACTTTCTCTTGTTGAGCAGGCCCTGGCCACCATTGGCATGCAAGCCGTGCGCATGGATGAGGCATCAGCCGGACAAACGACCAAACTGTCCATCGCTAAGATGGATTGCCCAACCGAAGAGGCGCTGATTCGCAACAAGCTTGGCACCATGGCCGGGATCTCTGGACTGGAATTCAACTTGATCCAGCGCACACTGTCGGTGCGTCATGCCGGCTGCATATTGCCTGATGTGCTTGTGGCGCTGGAAACGCTTGGGCTTGAAGCGCAGGTTCTTGATACAAAAGGCGCTACACCCGCATCGGTTGCCCCTGTAATCTCGCCTACGAACTGGTGGCCGTTGGGCATATCCTTGATTGCCGCATCGGCTGCGGAAGTCGTCTACTGGCTCCATAACGGCAACCATTGGTCGGTTGTTGTGCTAGCGCTCGCCGCCGTTTTCACGGGTGGCCTCTCTACCTACAAAAAGGGCTGGATCGCCCTCAAGAATCGCAATCTCAACATGAATGCCCTGATGTCGATTGCCGTCACAGGTGCCATGCTAATAGGTCATTGGCCCGAAGCAGCAATGGTAATGGTACTTTTCGCGCTCGCCGAGGTGATCGAAACCAAGTCGCTGGATCACGCCCGCAATGCCATCCGTGGCCTGCTCGATCTGGCGCCAGAAAAGGCCACAGTGCTGAAACCGAACGGTTTATGGCATGAGGTAGAAGCCAAACAAGTCGCCATCGGCAGCCGTGTTCGAGTCAAGCCGGGTGAGCGAGTTGCCCTCGACGGCGAAATTCTTGAAGGACACTCCACAATAAATCAGGCACCGATCACAGGTGAAAGCCTTCCGGTTGAAAAAGCCCCTGGCGATTCAGTGTTTGCCGGCACAATTAACGAATCTGGCTCATTCGAGTACCGTGTCACAGCCGTCGCCAACAACTCCACGTTGGCTCGCATCATCCATGCGGTAGAAGCGGCGCAAGGCAGTCGCGCACCCACTCAGCGCTTTGTCGATCAATTCGCACGCTGGTACACGCCCACCGTGTTTGGCGCTGCCATCGCCGTCGCGTTGCTGCCCCCACTATTCGTGGGGGCAGCATGGTTGGACTGGATTTACCGAGCCCTGGTTTTATTGGTTGTCGCCTGCCCGTGCGCACTGGTTATTTCAACGCCGGTCAGCATTGTCAGTGGCTTGGCGACCGCAGCACGCCACGGCATTCTCATCAAGGGTGGCGCTTATCTGGAAACGGGCCGTAACCTGCGCTGGTTGGCACTGGACAAGACCGGTACAATCACCCACGGCAGGCCTGTGCAGACCGATTTTGTGTCGTGGGGCAAGTCGCCGCCCACTTATACCCGCAGCATTGCCGCGAGTCTAGCGGCTCTCTCCGACCATCCGGTATCCAAGGCGGTGGCGCAGGCAGCACATGCTGATGGCATTACCCTGCTTGACGTTGCTCAGTTCACTGCGCTTCCCGGTCGAGGTGTGCGTGGCCAAATCAATTGCGAGACCTATCATATCGGCAACCATCGGATGATCGAAGAAAGTGGGCATTGTACGCCGGAACTGGAACAATATATCGCTAAGTTAGAGACCGAAGGCAAATCCGTAGTGGCACTGGTGGGCGCAAGTGGTGTTCAGGCCCTTATTGCGGTGGCGGACACTATCAAGGACAGCAGTCGAAATGCCATCGGCGAACTGCATGCGCTGGGCATTAATACCATGATGTTGACCGGTGACAACCAACATACAGCGCAGGCCATTGCAACACAAGCTGGCATCGACTGCGCTCTGGGCAACCTGCTGCCGGACGACAAACTGCGCGAGGTCGAAAAATTGGCACTGACTGGCGCTGTGGGCATGGTAGGTGACGGTATCAACGATGCGCCGGCTTTGGCGCGCGCCAACATTGGATTCGCAATGGGGGCCGCTGGCTCGGACACCGCCATCGAGACGGCAGACGTGGCCCTCATGGACGACGATCTCCGTAAGATTCCGATGTTTGTGCGCTTGTCGCGAGCTACGGCGCAGGTGCTCACGCAAAACATCGTGCTCGCCCTCGGCATCAAGATGGTGTTTCTTGTGCTCACTTTTACCGGTTACGCAACCATGTGGATGGCTGTGTTTGCCGACATGGGGGCCAGCCTGCTCGTTGTTGGCAACGGCTTGAGGTTGTTGCGCCGATAA
- a CDS encoding PilZ domain-containing protein yields MKKEVTGWDQVPSLQGLEVDWQFEPENPLGKRVWPRIPGNDLHEKFNFKNASARESIPVKVVAKGFEETGYLMDIGQGGIAVLMDTKLSQGQLLRVGLFLGKYKLIAQVVTRNVRNVDFRFVCGMEFFELDKDSKDYIAGIVSSQMWAW; encoded by the coding sequence GTCTTGAAGTGGATTGGCAATTCGAACCGGAGAACCCGCTTGGTAAAAGGGTCTGGCCGCGGATTCCCGGCAACGATCTCCATGAGAAATTTAACTTTAAGAATGCTTCCGCAAGGGAGAGTATCCCGGTAAAGGTGGTTGCGAAAGGTTTCGAAGAAACCGGGTACCTCATGGATATAGGCCAGGGTGGGATCGCGGTTTTGATGGATACTAAATTGAGCCAAGGACAATTGTTGAGAGTTGGCCTGTTCCTTGGCAAGTACAAACTGATTGCCCAGGTGGTGACACGAAATGTTCGGAATGTAGACTTCAGGTTTGTTTGTGGTATGGAGTTTTTCGAACTGGACAAGGACTCGAAAGATTATATTGCCGGGATTGTTTCTTCACAGATGTGGGCCTGGTAG